From Magnolia sinica isolate HGM2019 chromosome 13, MsV1, whole genome shotgun sequence, one genomic window encodes:
- the LOC131222461 gene encoding dol-P-Man:Man(6)GlcNAc(2)-PP-Dol alpha-1,2-mannosyltransferase-like, with protein sequence MALATSKQRRPPTSSSPSTESYTKEDKPEKKLDGGEKTDDGSMSWKLPFFPLVTLRYMSATSNIIHNCNEVFNYWEPLHFLLFKSGFQTWEYRVKVGLLPFVDIVVLASENNLLYVSSSCDGFLYLLVL encoded by the exons atggctcTCGCCACATCGAAGCAACGACGCCCTCCCACCTCATCTTCACCTTCTACGGAGAGCTACACCAAGGAGGACAAACCAGAGAAGAAATTGGACGGTGGAGAGAAGACGGATGACGGATCCATGAGCTGGAAGCTCCCGTTCTTCCCACTGGTAACCCTCCGATACATGAGCGCGACATCCAACATCATACACAACTGCAATGAGGTCTTCAATTACTGGGAGCCACTACATTTTCTCCTCTTCAAATCCGGATTCCAGACCTGGGAATACAG AGTGAAAGTTGGACTGCTACCGTTTGTTGACATAGTTGTCTTGGCTTCAGAAAACAACCTTCTTTATGTAAGCTCTTCTTGCGATGGGTTCTTATATTTGCTGGTCTTATAG
- the LOC131224336 gene encoding serine/threonine-protein kinase BLUS1-like, whose translation MIYKHGLPRLKASKGLHSQGLLHRDIKAGNIVVDSNGSIKLTDFGVSASIYEASSSSYSMSSLSLSFFNDVTGTLYWMAPEVIHSHVGYGFKADIWSFGITTLELAHGRPPLSHLPPSKSLVVRITNRFKLNYEDDHDEESVIGKKKNKKDKKPRKKFSKAFKEMVASCLMQDPSKRPSAEKLLKHPFFKNCKSSDYLLRNVLQVLPIVEERVREYLLVPPTSTSIQDDDDEDDGMLPLIKNRRISGWNFNEDVFQLDPVFPNDNWQDNVKKVQFTEEKEGGDKGSTHQEGSPSPTSFSLEENDRDSEAGGHEKDNAKKSDGNDDNNDDEKDGN comes from the exons ATGATCTACAAGCATGGCCTTCCAAGATTGAAGG catctaaaggCCTCCACAGCCAAGGCCTTCTCCACCGTGACATCAAGGCCGGTAATATTGTTGTCGATTCCAATGGTTCCATCAAGCTCACTGACTTTGGTGTCTCTGCATCCATCTACGAAGCGTCTTCTTCCTCCTATTCCATGTcatctctttctttatctttcttCAACGACGTTACTGGCACACTCTACTGGATGGCGCCTGAGGTCATACACTCACATGTAGGTTATGGGTTCAAGGCCGATATATGGTCTTTCGGTATCACTACGTTGGAGCTAGCACATGGCCGTCCACCCCTCTCTCACCTCCCACCCTCTAAATCGCTGGTGGTGAGGATCACTAACCGCTTCAAACTCAACTACGAAGATGATCACGATGAAGAAAGTGTCATCggcaagaagaagaacaagaaggatAAGAAACCAAGAAAGAAGTTCTCGAAGGCATTCAAGGAAATGGTTGCTTCTTGCCTCATGCAAGATCCATCAAAGAGGCCATCTGCCGAGAAGCTGCTCAAGCATCCTTTCTTCAAGAACTGTAAGTCGTCTGATTACCTTCTCCGGAATGTACTGCAAGTATTGCCTATAGTGGAAGAAAGGGTAAGGGAGTACTTATTAGTTCCTCCAACATCCACATCtatacaagatgatgatgatgaggacgaCGGTATGTTGCCGCTTATCAAAAACAGAAGGATTAGTGGATGGAATTTTAATGAAGATGTCTTCCAGTTGGATCCTGTTTTCCCAAACGATAATTGGCAAGATAATGTTAAAAAAGTTCAGTTCACGGAGGAGAAGGAAGGCGGCGATAAAGGTAGCACTCATCAAGAAGGGTCTCCTTCCCCTACTTCATTTTCTTTAGAAGAAAATGATCGAGATAGCGAGGCTGGGGGCCATGAAAAGGACAATGCCAAGAAGAGTGATGGCAATGACGACAACAACGATGATGAAAAGGATGGTAATTAA